Proteins encoded in a region of the Vicia villosa cultivar HV-30 ecotype Madison, WI linkage group LG5, Vvil1.0, whole genome shotgun sequence genome:
- the LOC131605128 gene encoding protein MAIN-LIKE 1-like, with translation MRTLGPDGRPHTRRRLDEAGPSNPPQEPAQPPPQPVGYPGGPSDLSLLVRYQDHIARRLWYGEERGPKKELKVVGHGTKLQDRVPQMLPPEIEDIVSGSGLASLQRTSLTKIDVNLVSAFVERWHVETSSFHMPFGEMTIRLDDVSCLLHLPIGGIFWYPNEHVTEEVAVDLGCELLGVDRHAMAVHVRSCRGAYYSLQWLYDRFVEYRAADKTFTLVEARYLPLFRDLRGLSSYSWASAALATLYRHLGDASMFSCKQLGGYPTLLQCWIHEYLPTLGRKGENWRPSENFGLPRAMRWSYRQGAIKVDAYRPILDQLTPIDVIWRPFEDHRPHRAFNELSLYRGFLVWGELHVLCLPDRCLRQFGYRHYIPPAPPADTLSNDEIAVEWIAYVQSVSDVIRDTEPVGYPHETVDRYLEWYYRVSHPQVVPPPPNARREVPVHVFDAGPADPDWARASTLVHRYLRQVEAEEDDVTYADLFEVLRIAHEH, from the exons ATGCGTACATTAGGACCAGACGGGAGGCCACATACCCGCCGCCGCCTCGACGAAGCTGGTCCCTCAAACCCACCACAAGAGCCAGCACAACCACCACCGCAGCCAGTTGGATATCCTGGTGGACCATCAGATTTATCTTTACTTGTTCGATACCAAGACCACATTGCTCGCCGTTTATGGTACGGAGAG GAAAGAGGTCCTAAAAAGGAGCTTAAAGTCGTAGGTCATGGGACGAAGCTCCAGGACAGAGTGCCTCAGATGCTCCCACCAGAGATTGAGGATATCGTGAGTGGGTCAGGTCTGGCTTCTCTTCAGAGAACTAGCCTGACCAAGATAGACGTTAACCTCGTCTCAGCATTTGTAGAGAGGTGGCATGTTGAGACAtcgtcatttcacatgccatttggTGAGATGACGATTAGATTAGATGATGTTTCCTGCCTGCTGCATTTGCCTATCGGGGGTATATTCTGGTATCCTAATGAGCATGTCACAGAGGAGGTGGCTGTTGATCTTGGCTGCGAGTTATTGGGAGTGGATAGACATGCCATGGCTGTACATGTGCGTTCATGTAGGGGAGCTTATTACTCACTGCAGTGGTTGTATGACAGATTTGTGGAGTACCGTGCTGCCG ATAAGACATTTACTTTGGTTGAGGCCCGGTATTTGCCACTGTTTAGAGACCTACGTGGGCTCAGTTCCTACAGTTGGGCATCTGCTGCACTGGCCACTCTTTATCGCCACCTTGGGGATGCATCTATGTTTAGTTGCAAGCAGCTCGGTGGATATCCTACTCTGCTACag TGTTGGATACATGAGTACCTTCCTACACTGGGAAGGAAAGGAGAAAACTGGCGGCCATCTGAGAACTTTGGGCTTCCGCGGGCGATGAGATGGTCCTACAGGCAAGGAGCCATCAAGGTGGATGCGTATAGACCGATATTGGACCAGCTGACACCTATAGATGTCATATGGCGCCCATTCGAGGATCATAGACCTCATCGAGCTTTTAACGAGCTATCTTTGTACAGAGGTTTTCTTGTTTGGGGTGAGTTACATGTGCTATGCTTACCTGACAGGTGTCTTCGGCAGTTTGGTTATCGCCATTATATTCCGCCTGCACCTCCTGCTGATACGCTCAGCAATGATGAGATTGCTGTGGAGTGGATTGCCTATGTCCAGAGCGTGTCAGATGTGATTAGAGATACCGAGCCAGTGGGATACCCTCATGAGACGGTTGATCGATATTTAGAGTGGTATTACCGCGTGTCTCATCCTCAGGTGGTGCCGCCCCCACCTAATGCGCGTAGAGAGGTTCCAGTTCATGTCTTTGATGCAGGACCAGCTGATCCGGATTGGGCTCGTGCCTCCACATTGGTTCACCGTTATCTCCGGCAGGTAGAGGCAGAGGAGGATGATGTCACATATGCTGATTTATTTGAGGTGTTACGCATCGCCCATGAGCACTGA